The Branchiostoma lanceolatum isolate klBraLanc5 chromosome 3, klBraLanc5.hap2, whole genome shotgun sequence DNA segment TCGCAActtctatgacgtcatgttataCAGATAGAACAGGTGTTTAGCGAACGGCGCAGAGAGTCCACCCCTTTCTGCAACACatatatgatccactgctcaccgagtcacgtgttttATCTGCATAACCTGACGTTACAGAAGCGGTGAGTTGCTCCTTTATTGACAAAGACGAGTTGGACATTTGAAAATTTGgactacaaacatccggaaacacacacaaacacacatacacgctcacaactatatctccatttttcatggagataaaaagcgTTGTaagaagccgcattgcactaccactagctacttgaaaaagtattatgcttcacctcaattgagaacGCGtgctttgccttttttttacgTAAGAAtggtttaggccatgttgattggattacTAGTATATCCATGACATCCGctcgcgcatcaattttcgtccattaccacaaaaaagttttctaccatactgtaaatcgtggaaAGTAGCtataaatgagcaaagatatgCCGTAAATAGCagaaagatatttcggaaaacggatactaatttCTAGAAtgcaaaaagaagaagatgtaaaagaccTTTCCTATCTGTAGTTCGTAGGCTGTCACATTTACCATGGTTACGTTCCATATTCTCATGTAATCGTGTTTCATCTAATAAAACTTACCATCTACTGAGCTGTTATGTTCTGTTGACTGTTGCGATATGAGTGTGATGAGCTGGTGAGTGTTTAGCCAATGCATATTTCTCGATATACACTTTTATTTTACGTTACCTCCAACACCCTACTGTTCCCTGTTTAGAATTGGCATAAACAGGGAATCCTATTGGCGGGGgagtctactttagaatcagcGAATTTCTTCAGTGTGCAAAAATAAGTACTGTTTTTGTTGGGgagtaaaaacaaagaaaaacacagcccTCCCTGAATTACATGCACCctttgaaatactagtagtccaTATCATAAACTCTCCAAGTGATTGGATGGTGAGATCGTTATCCTCTTCTGACTAGCCTGACACCTATCACATCCGGGGTATGTCAAAAGAAGGAAATGGGTTTGCCCTTAGAAATAGCCcacggctagttgggtaacgcTGGCATTTACATGCCGAactaataaatgaataaataaagacgGAAATGATCTCACCGTCTCACATCTGCTTGTATCGGTCCACAAAAGATAGCAACCAAGCGCAAGAAGCACCCACCCCCACGCGCGAGTAGTGAGACCGTCTTTGCCCATTTGTGCATCAATCTCCAAAGGCAAAAGTCGTGttagaatatttaaaaaaaaaaaaagtagaaatagaaaaacagTTTATCAATATTCCTTTCCTTAGCATTAACGTTTTCATTCTACGCATTGATGGCTCACGTGATAAAACCATAGACAATAGATCACGTGACTAGACAACGTTAACGTCTTTCTTCACTTCTTCAGTTCAAACGTAGACAGCACGTGCGCAAGGAGTCGACAACAGATGTCCCAACGAAATGGCGGAAAAAGTGAAGGAACTGAAAGAAATTCTGTCGCATGTAGCTGAGAATGGCCCAATTCTAACGCCGAATACTGCTCTAATGGCTGCCGCTGTGAGTGGATCAGTTCAAGGCGTGAAAGAGGCTTTGAAAGCTGGTAAGCACATATTAATTGTTACTATTTCCGAAAGTGCTTATAATGGATGGCGTCGACTCGCGTAATAGCACAGGGGTCGAAAGTCCTTGGTCAAACCGAGTAAATTAATTAGAGGAGAAAATATGGTCCCGATGACAGTTGATAGAGTCTTGTTTCCGTGATTTAAAGAATTCGTATACTAGTTAGTACaacttttcttttgttcctAAAAAGTACACGTGTCCTCAAAGAGATTAGATAGAACCTTCATGGTATGCTACACATCATTTGGTCGGGGACTCCACCGAAGACATCTCCACGCTTCCCAAGAATGTTGTTTAAGGACAGTATCTTTACGTACCGACTTTATATTAGTAGACCTGAACTCAATTATCTATTTCGTGCCTCTTATCCCTCACTGCATGGGTACCCAGCCACGCCTTCCACTGTAACTGACACTTATGCGCAGCAATGAAGTTATATCTAACAACCTCGAGTGTGTGCATTTTCAGTTTGCTGCTGAAATGTAGTACATGTTTTCTGTCAGAACAAGGCGTGAATTCGTAAAGATGGCCTCCTATCAGTAGATGATCATTGAAATGTAAATGTTATACGGTGGCCATATAGCAGTAGATTATTGAAATGTAATttaggaagtggctactgacaggatgatcctgttagcagtagaaaaaatacaCTGCTGgtaggatgatcctgccaatagccacAGCCTTTAAATTATAACAgaaaagtatttgcacaaaagTACGGTGTATAAGTAACACCTGTTGTTCTTTTCCGTGGTTTGCAGACAATTTACATGCGAGATGGGGCTGAAAAGGTAAAGGATGATCGGAGCGAGTTGACATTGATTTGGCACAGTTTAGACCCGTGGATGGCAAATGGTTCCTACCTAcctagccgactcccttagcatattattcactctattaggccaatttctactatttttccagccatccgcggggcctggtagaggctagaacaTAGCCATCTTTCAGAAGCAATATACACACATTTTTTGGAGGGACACACAAGAACTTATAGGCAGATAAGGAGGTTAAAGGCGCATATAACCTTGTTGGGTTGACAGAAGTTCTTAACTACTAGTACCCGTCACTGAGCGATGGCTGGAAAACATATACTTTCAAACTTGATTGCAAAATTTTATCGACAATATGAAATTTTCTCTGTGTAATTCAGTTTAACTTAACTGTAAACTTTGATGACCTACCGGCTCAGGTGCGGACATTGAATACGATCTACTTGACAGCACTGGTACAGCATTGTACACGGCTTCCTACAACGGACATGCAGATGTAGTGAGACTGCTGCTCCGCAAGGGGGCGTCTGTGGCGAAAAGATGCGGTCCGTATGCTCCCCTTCATGAAGCAGCGTCCTATGGTAGGTCGACTAAAAACAACTGATTGGTATTTATCTATAGAGACACGGCAAGTAATCAAATTAactgatgacatcctctgcagacttcAAATCTAGTGCCAAAAAAATGGTGGGCAAAATACAAGATACGtgcatttaaaaaaataccataaaccatgtaagaagaattgaagcgatatcTCTTCATCATACACAGAGTCTTCCACATATGTAAGTTGATGTGCATTTCTTGTGTTGTAACTCCAACCTCAGGTTGGACAGAAGTGGTGGAATTGCTGGTGAATCATGGGGCAACTTTAGACGTACAGGACGATTTCCATGACACACCACTGATAAGAGCCTGTGTCTACAAACAAGTGGACACAGTTCGGCGGCTGATTGAGCTGGGAGCAAGAGTGGATTTGATCGCCGATTATGGCGAGGTAGCCCAGAGGTAAGTGTCACATATGCATTCTTTGAGAATAATGATACAGTGTGTATGATTGTTTCTTTTGTAGACAAACTTTCGAATAAagctgtgtatgtgtgtgtgtatgtgcatgcgtgtatatgtgtgtgtgtgtgtacgtgcgtgtatgtgtgtgtgtgtgtgtgtgtgtgtgtgtgtgtgtgtgtgtgtgtgtgtgtgtgtgtgtgtgtgtttggtgagtgtgtatgtgcgtgGGTGTTAAAgggtgtgtgtatacatgtatgtatgcatgtcttATACTATTTTGGGCCATAGGCAAGAATCCGTGGTgccattactctccaagcagaggagtgggtccgacaggtttttgacgtgtttttaggcgttttgtcgggctttctactttgtcatggtttctttctatctttaaagatagaaagaaaccatgacaaagtagaaagcccgacaaaaacgcctaaaaacacgtcaaaaacctgtcggacccactcctctgcttggagagtaggtgccATAAGGTAGAGCCTTAAAATTATCAGAATTCTAGACCGTGCGTTCTATAGGGAACATAATGTATTGATATCCCGTTTCCCAGTTAGTTCCCTGTATGTCCGCTAGGTTTTACCCGTATGGGATGAAAGAAGACCGTCGTTGGGAAGAGTGCATGAAGCTGATAGAAGAGGCGAGAGAGACCAGGCTGTTGAGATGCTGCAACCCGAAGTGTGGCAAACCAGGCTACAGGTAGGTTTTGCTGCTGATGGctcagttttaaaaaaatgttttgttttatacatTGTCATCGTATGACTTGTATGACCCAGGACAATTAGCCTGGTTGCCTTCCTTGGCAGTTACCGCCGGCTCAATCTTGATAACGTGGTTGGGTGAAACAAGACTTGATTGCATGTATAAAGATGACATCTacacacaaaacaacaaaagctGGCAACCATACTGTGAGGTTTGTGCTGAGCACGCAAGATGTTTTGGTGCAGGTAATATGTAAGCTGAACATGTATTTCTGGACCCGAGCAAAGCCTGTGGAGGATTTCTACAAGTCTTCGTAGCCTACAAAAGGCAACAGCAAAACATTTCTGAGTTTGACACAGTTCTTGAATAGCTTATTTGCCTGTCACACCATCTACAGGTCAACCCTGAAGCTGTGTGGCCGGTGCAAGATGACCCGCTACTGCAACCGCGACTGTCAGAAACAACACTGGTCTGTCGGACACAAGAAGTGCTGTGGGCAGGATACATACTCCGAGGACCCAATCGCCTACCGAGAGATGGTTTATTCATTGGTGGATGTCCTCGATCAATATTTAGACAAAGCGTGATTCTACACATATTTGCCACATCTTTAACCACAAGCTGTATCATTTTGTATGGAGGACTGTTGAGATCACAATGCCGCTACAACCGTATTAAATGTTGCAGAAAATAATTTCTCAGTTTGTATATGGATTTGATGCTGATGTCTTTATTTTATGTGTACAAAATGTGCACATACATAGTTGTTTTTTCACATACGCATTCTATCCAAAAGGCTTTGCATGACCTTGTTTGATTTATCACGTAAAAGAAAGTAAACAAGTTACGAAATGTCAACATGCGAGTTGGGTTTTCACCAAGCATCGTTTGCAGTTACCACTTTTCTTTCCTATCCGTAGTTAGTAGGCTGTCACCGAACGTTGTCATGGTTACGATATATATTCTCACTGAATCGTGTTTCATCTAAAAAAAATGACCTGCTACCATTTTTGTCTACTGAGCTGTTATGTTCTGTTGACTGTTGTGATATGAATGTAATGAGCTGGTGAAGTGTTTAGCCATATCATATGCTATCATCCGAAGTAAATTAATCACTTGAACAGGTACCAATCTCTCCGCCAAACCTCTGATTGGCGAATACTAGTAATATAACGGTCCATACATAACGGGTAGCAACCAAGCGCAAGAAGCACGCACGCCCCCATGCGTGCACGTGGATGACAGCAATGTCTTCGCACATTTGTGTTAGGAAAAAAATGATCCTTCGCAGAAAGCTGTCCAAATGCAAATTAAAGCAGCTTATCAATTTTCGTTTTCTAAATCTTTACGTTCTCACATATGACAATAGCTGTGTATTTGCATCTTTTTATTAAAACAAGCTTGCGGGGGAGAAGCTGTTCTAAATTTTAAAACTAATTTCCATAGGCCAGGAACAACGTTTgcacataacgttacaagtcTCAGAATGACATGTGAAACTAAAGCAATCTAATGAAAACATCATCGACAAAACCTATATGGAGTCTGGTAGggaaaaatctacaaaaattgtgaaaatttcttCTGGGGCATATTTTCTCAGTCTACCAGGCTAACACTCAAGTCAGCGTCACGTAAATATAATCTTCTTACCAGCGGCACAGATCTCGATATCGGTTATCTACCATACAGCTACACTATCTGGGTAATCAAAGTACAGGGAAGTGCAacgtcatcaacatggctgccgcatACAAAGAACCCCACGTCGGCGCAGATCGTCCTCGTTCCTATCACGACAAGGGCCATCTGCACGGGTTTCTAGGAGCTGTGGGTgacttacagaaggctggggtgctGCAGGATGTCAACCTTGAAGTCGAGGGCCGccggtttccctgccatcggcttgttctgtccgcggccagcccctacttcagggccatgtttacaagtgacatggcggaaagtcggcagaagacggttgttttGCAGGTACGGGACGCGTAGGATTCAGGCGCAACGTTAGGGATAAAatttcacgaccagatgatgatgagaacaAAATATTAACTTAAAAAGAGCTAGTTATTATATGGAACTGATATAATTGTAAAGCTTTCTTGTGATATGTGATCTTGCCCCTCCCCACTTTAACTTTTCTAATGTTGTACCTGTAGAGCTTTTACTATTTTTCTTGTCACTGCTACAGGCTTCATGCATTTTAGACTATTTTTTTAGAATTTGTTTAACAGTTAACTACAGttctttttacatgtataatattataGAAAATTGTTAATGAAGGCTTATGACAGACAGGGATAGTAATATGTAAAGTGCTTGATTTTGATGATATGTTTTGCTGTGGAGTTCTTACACAATTTAGATGTTTTTTACATTATCGCATCATATTGAATTCTCCCACAGGGTTTGGATGCAGGAATGTTTGGGGAGGTtctgagttacatctactcgggaaccctccatgtgtccctggacaaagtgcaacccctgtaccaggcagccgacctcctccaactggactatgtgagagacacctgcagcagctacatggccaTGAACGTGGAGCACTCCACCTGTgtggacctgtacaagtttgctgaTGTCTTCTCTTTGGACGTTGTTCGGAAATGTGGTCTGCAATGGATTGATAGAAACTTTACTGAGGTGGGTCTGACGTTTTGATGATAGATcacttcatttttttaattccCTAGAGACCCCACTCTAATGAAAGAGTGGTTGGAGGTTGTAGAAGTTGTAGAAGAAtgagtttttgttttaaaactcaTTGTAAAGCTCTTTTCAAATATGGTTCGTTTCTTTTGTTGCATTTGAGGAGTGACTCTAAGACGATCTCATCTACAAATTCAACTTTAGTAAACTTTTGTAGCTATCCTACTTTGTGTGTTGGCTGTTCAGTTTTAATCAGCATCAACCAATGGAAGATTATTACTAGAGGGTAGAGGATCTAGGAGATGCAGAGGGCGGCCCTGTACAAGATGAGAGAGGAGAGGTCCCCCCTAGGAGTGAAaataccctggaatgatgattaATTATGATAAATGAACTTTGCATCTTCAATCTTCACAGGTTTCTTCTGGAAaggagttctgcagcctgagtgtgaatcagctTACTGAGATCATCAGCCATGATGAGCTGGTTGTaaaagaggagacaacagtgtgggaggctgtggtgagatgggtgcagcacagcagggaggacaggtgggtgTCAGTGGTCCATAGGTAGATGTTGTGGTTCTAACATGAAGTAAACATGTTTGAGTGAGAAGCCACTGTGATACTAAGTCAGCTGAACTCACCTCTACCCTGTACTCTACAGACTGGaccacctacccagcatcctccctcacatccgcttcGACCTGCTGACCCCGTACAACGTGTTGGTCATCTCAGATCACCCCCTGGTCAAGGAGGATCCTGGGAGATCTGCCATCAGGAACGTGGTGAAGACCTCCAACCTGAAGAGGAGAGTCGGGATGGACACAATGGAAATGGCTTTGCTTTTTGCTAAAAGGTatcgtcatcatcattccagggcaTTTTCGCTCCTTGGGAGGAACCCCTCTAGTCTTTCCTATGTCAAGCAATTCTTGGCCATGAACAATGATACatgaagtttttgttttgttcgcAAACTGcagcaaaacaaaaaacttCATGTATCACTGGTCATCTACATGTTTAATAAGGCGCCATACTTTTTTGCCAGTGAAGACCAAAGTTGCAGGTCTCATCAATGAAATCAAGAAAAAGACACTTATTTCTGACAGTGACACTCATACTGATTGATGAGGGAAAAAGACATATAGTTATGCTAACTGTATTCACtcccaaggtacagacttttcaCTCTGACTCTGTTTTCAGGTTGATCTTCCTCATCGGCATTACTTATCTTAAAACGTTtgagaaacaacaaatcaaattatCGTTGCCTGATCATTGAATGCATCTCCCCCTTTACAGAGGTAATGAGATGCTGTGGATAAATCCTGAGGAGGGGAAGTACATCAGGTGTGACTACAACATATCTCCAATTGCAGGAGCAGTTACAAGTGACAATGACATCTATGTCCTGGCATCTATCCGCAAAAAGATTTCCCTATTCAAGTACAGCCATACAGGGAATGAATGGGAAAAGAAGTCTACAGTATGTAAGGAACCAATACAACCAAATGATTTGACATCTGATTACCTTATGGCAGTCGATGGACATCTTTTTTGCCTGACTGGGACATATTCAGTGGTGGTATTGAAGAAATACAACCAGCACACAAACAAGTGGTACACATGTTCGACACCTGGACATGACGGGCAGTTGGGAAGCCATGTGGCAGTGTCCTGCAATCAGCACATCTATCTCCTCACATACACAGAGCTGTATTGTTATGACCCAAGGGAGGATCACTGGTGCAAGAAAACCCCGCCAGAGGATAGTCCTGACCTCTGCAGTGCAGTTGCCATCAGAACAGAGATCTTCTTCACGGATGATGACCTCAACAAGACAATAGTGTACGACACAGAGGCAGACCAGTGGCTTGACCTTACAGGACGGCTTGACCTTACAGGACGGCTGAACACAGATTTCAACATTGAATGCATTGTTCATTTTGCACTCGAAAACAAGCTGCATGCAGCGGTAGAAGGCTGGATGAGTTCAGACGAGGTCTCAAAAGTTTGGCAGACACAGGTGTACGTGTATGACAGATGTGAACGTGTTTGGAGAGAGTTGTCTGTCCTGCCTGACAATTGTTGGTATATGAGTACTCTTACGTTCCCAGTGGCTCGCATGCACCTACCATATCTTAACACCAGCCATGACGACGCACGGGTTGCACCAAACCCAGAGGGCGCACATGCTGTATAATGTCACCACTACAAGTCTCCTAGCAGAGGTTGGCGGGGAGATTGCGTTGATGAGGCCAGCAGACAGAAAACTTGGCATATGATAAGATCACAAtgttccccaccaacctctgcttggagagtaaccacTACAGCTCTCTAAGatttggatgtacatgtatgtgctgttCATTTCATTATAGTGTTCCTCTTAGTATTGTTACCAAATTTAACCAGAGAAACCAAATTGAAATGCTGTAAAGCTGTTTGTTATGCACAATGAATGATGCCACCACTACAACTCTCTAAGATTTGGTGGATGTTCCCAGTGAAGTTTAAGTTTGCCAGTTTGGGAACACTTAGTAGGACTTTCttcctacatgtaaatcttcCTTTTCTGATACATCAAGGAGATCATTGatatttgatgaaaatgtaggATAATGATGAGGACAAAGCAATGAATTTGAGTTTTACTGATGTTAAGTTGTGAAACCTCCAACAACATATATTTGTTATGTAGTTACGTATATATCTGCCACTTTGACAAATAGTATGGGGTCGCTAGTGTAACCTCccccagatatgcacagtttagacatgTAGGAGTGCTTTATATTGCatctatatttcaaaatgaaaaaagtatattttcacctttaccttttacatgtTTCTATTTTCTAAACTTGATAAAAAATGTTCATGGAAATGTAGTCCCCACATGCATGAATTGTATGAGTTGATCATATTCTCCACCAAAATAACatgttgtccaaagtatgaaaatcAAGGCTATTCTATCATATCCTCATTAATCTTTAGACTACATTCGATATGCCTGTAACGACATCGTGTGCTCAACAATTCTTCGTTCTTCGTATGTTATATACCATTGCAACACAAAAGACAGTAACAGTTTCTTTGCTATTGTTTTGCCATAGGAACTATCCTAACATTATTTACATTTCGGTGACATCTGCATACAATCCTTacgagttagtgactttgacatatTCAACCGGTTTTTCCAGTTAGAAATAGTAGTATTGCATTCGTTGtgccagttcattttagtgacgctgaagaagagtgatggatgtcactcaaaacgtccggaagtacTATCCGAATATTAACCAGTtctagagtttgaattgtctttatagatTCTTCGTATGGAATGATAAGCCGTTTCATGCCGTTATCATCATCCAAAAAGTTTTAAGACTGTCTAGAATTCCGGTTGGTGTCCATGGTCTCGGACGTGCTCTGCCATCAACGTCATCAGTTTCCGCCAGCTTTCCATCCCCTGGTCTTCGGAACACGCGTCATGCCCGCAGCACTTCTTGTGTCCTATAGACCAGTGCTGTCTCTGACAGTCGCGGCTGCAGTAGCGGGTCATCTTACACCGGGCACACAGCTTCAGGGTACCGGTTGACCTGTAGAAAAGGTAACAGGTACACATGGTATTCAGACAAGACAATTTCCTTTGATAGGTAGTACAAATAGACGTCTTGCTAATCACGGCGTCCATTTTTAATATCCcgggggtcagctcggggtcatgcaccaaaacgaggctccAGCTGGCGCCCCCTTCTTACAAGCATGTACCTGTATTGCAAtataggtatgccatctttggtCACCGTGGTACATTTCGCCCCCCAGGAGTGAAATACTGCAAGAAGTCTATTCAGATGGAAAACATACTTTCTTCGGGCCAATAACAACGCGTGTACAGAGGACAAAGTATGTTTAACTTAGTATTCTCAGACGAAGTGGAAATAAAACGATGGAACCTTTATAATCCAACCtttatactagtaatcaaaacGTACTTGTAGCCTGGTTTGCCACACTTGGGGTTGCAGCATCTCAACAGCCTGGTCTTCCTCGCCTCTTGTATCATCTTCATACTCTCGTGGCAATCGCAGAAGCCACGGCAGACATGGTTTTCGTCTGCTATCCCCATCCTAGTGGAAAGGTTTGACTCATTTAGGGAACTTGGTATATAGT contains these protein-coding regions:
- the LOC136429780 gene encoding kelch repeat and BTB domain-containing protein 8-like produces the protein MAAAYKEPHVGADRPRSYHDKGHLHGFLGAVGDLQKAGVLQDVNLEVEGRRFPCHRLVLSAASPYFRAMFTSDMAESRQKTVVLQGLDAGMFGEVLSYIYSGTLHVSLDKVQPLYQAADLLQLDYVRDTCSSYMAMNVEHSTCVDLYKFADVFSLDVVRKCGLQWIDRNFTEVSSGKEFCSLSVNQLTEIISHDELVVKEETTVWEAVVRWVQHSREDRLDHLPSILPHIRFDLLTPYNVLVISDHPLVKEDPGRSAIRNVVKTSNLKRRVGMDTMEMALLFAKRGNEMLWINPEEGKYIRCDYNISPIAGAVTSDNDIYVLASIRKKISLFKYSHTGNEWEKKSTVCKEPIQPNDLTSDYLMAVDGHLFCLTGTYSVVVLKKYNQHTNKWYTCSTPGHDGQLGSHVAVSCNQHIYLLTYTELYCYDPREDHWCKKTPPEDSPDLCSAVAIRTEIFFTDDDLNKTIVYDTEADQWLDLTGRLDLTGRLNTDFNIECIVHFALENKLHAAVEGWMSSDEVSKVWQTQVYVYDRCERVWRELSVLPDNCWYMSTLTFPVARMHLPYLNTSHDDARVAPNPEGAHAV
- the LOC136429777 gene encoding ankyrin repeat and SOCS box protein 3-like, with amino-acid sequence MAEKVKELKEILSHVAENGPILTPNTALMAAAVSGSVQGVKEALKAGADIEYDLLDSTGTALYTASYNGHADVVRLLLRKGASVAKRCGPYAPLHEAASYGWTEVVELLVNHGATLDVQDDFHDTPLIRACVYKQVDTVRRLIELGARVDLIADYGEVAQRFYPYGMKEDRRWEECMKLIEEARETRLLRCCNPKCGKPGYRSTLKLCGRCKMTRYCNRDCQKQHWSVGHKKCCGQDTYSEDPIAYREMVYSLVDVLDQYLDKA